A stretch of the Lactuca sativa cultivar Salinas chromosome 9, Lsat_Salinas_v11, whole genome shotgun sequence genome encodes the following:
- the LOC128129259 gene encoding protein PELPK1-like, whose product MGRSHLNSIILILFSVSLASFSGNIIAEARKLAEIPELPVFPKPELPVLPKPELPVIPKPEIPVLPKPELPKPELPVVPKPELPVLPKPELPVLPKPELPEVPKPDVPVVPKPAEVPEFPKPTFPVIPKPTLPELPKDFPIPSVTHP is encoded by the coding sequence ATGGGACGTTCTCACCTAAATTCCATAATCCTGATTCTTTTTTCTGTCAGCTTAGCATCATTTAGCGGGAACATCATTGCTGAGGCACGTAAACTTGCAGAGATCCCTGAGCTTCCCGTGTTTCCAAAGCCTGAGCTTCCGGTGCTTCCTAAGCCTGAGCTTCCTGTCATTCCTAAGCCTGAGATTCCCGTACTTCCTAAACCTGAGCTTCCAAAGCCTGAGCTTCCGGTCGTTCCTAAGCCTGAGCTTCCTGTTCTTCCAAAGCCTGAGCTTCCCGTGCTTCCAAAGCCTGAGCTACCTGAGGTTCCAAAACCTGATGTTCCTGTAGTTCCAAAGCCTGCTGAGGTTCCTGAGTTTCCAAAGCCCACGTTTCCCGTCATTCCGAAGCCCACATTGCCAGAGTTGCCTAAGGATTTTCCTATCCCTTCCGTTACCCATCCATAA